One genomic window of Glycine max cultivar Williams 82 chromosome 16, Glycine_max_v4.0, whole genome shotgun sequence includes the following:
- the LOC100815486 gene encoding TMV resistance protein N isoform X1, translating into MQITLKQLVLTRNWDNSMGSSNEGSSSSTLTSGRSWSNHVFLSFRGDDTRKGFTGHLFASLERRGIKTFKDDHDLQRGKLISVELMKAIEGSMLALIILSPNYASSTWCLDELKKILECKKEVFPIFHGVDPSDVRHQRGSFAKAFSEHEEKFREDKKKLERWRHALREVASYSGWDSKEQHEATLIETIVGHIQKKIIPRLPCCTDNLVGIDSRMKEVYSLMGISLNDVRFIGLWGMGGIGKTTIARFVYEAIKGDFNVSCFLENIREVSKTNGLVHIQKELLFHLNVRSSDFYNLHDGKNIIANSLSNKKILLVLDDVSELSQLENLAGKQEWFGSGSRVIITTRDKHLLKTHGVHLTCKAKGLAQNEALKLFCLKAFKQDQPKEEYLNLCKEVVEYARGLPLALEVLGSHLYGRTVEVWHSALEQIRSFPHSKIQDTLKISYDSLQPPYQKMFLDIACFFKGMDIDEVKNILKNCGYHPEIGIDILIERCLVTLDRMKKLGMHDLLQEMGRNIVFQESPNDPGKRSRLWSQKDIDYVLTKNKGTDEIQGIVLNLVQPCDYEGRWSTEAFSKTSQLKLLMLCDMQLPRGLNCLPSSLKVLHWRGCPLKTLPLNNKLDEVVDLKLPHSRIEQLWRGTKLLEKLKSINLSFSKNLKQSPDFGGAPNLESLVLEGCTSLTEVHPSLVRHKKLAMMNLKDCKRLKTLPSKMEMSSLKDLNLSGCSEFKYLPEFGESMEHLSVLSLEGTAIAKLPSSLGCLVGLAHLYLKNCKNLVCLPDTFHNLNSLIVLNVSGCSKLGCLPEGLKEIKSLEELDASGTAIQELPSSVFYLENLKSISFAGCKKPVSNSVSGFLLPFQWVFGNQQTPTAFRLPPSKLNLPSLMRINLSYCNLSEESFPDGFRHLSSLQFLDLTGNNFVTLPSCISNLTKLEILLLNLCKKLKRLPELPSRMKHLDASNCTSLETSKFNPSKPCSLFASSPSNFHFSRELIRYLEELPLPRTRFEMLIPGSEIPSWFVPQKCVSLAKIPVPHNCPVNEWVGFALCFLLVSYANPPEACHHEVECYLFGPNGKTIISSRNLPPMELDCPHLYILYLSIDKYRDMICEGVVGSEIEFVLKSYCCQSLEIVRCGCRLVCKQDVEDIYENSIISSSEEIGVASEKVRII; encoded by the exons ATGCAAATCACTCTGAAGCAACTAGTGCTCACAAGGAATTG GGATAATTCAATGGGATCTTCCAATGAAGGATCTTCTTCTTCCACCCTAACCTCCGGAAGGTCATGGTCCAACCATGTTTTCTTGAGTTTTCGGGGTGATGACACACGCAAAGGTTTCACTGGCCATCTTTTTGCTTCCCTAGAGAGAAGGGGGATCAAAACATTCAAGGATGATCATGATCTTCAGAGGGGGAAATTGATATCAGTGGAACTCATGAAAGCCATTGAAGGGTCCATGCTTGCACTTATCATTCTCTCACCAAACTATGCCTCCTCAACATGGTGTTTGGATGAGCTCAAAAAGATTCTAGAGTGCAAGAAAGAAGTTTTTCCAATCTTCCATGGTGTAGACCCCTCTGATGTGAGGCATCAGAGAGGAAGCTTTGCAAAGGCTTTCAGTGAACATGAAGAGAAATTCAGAGAAGACAAGAAGAAGTTGGAAAGATGGAGACATGCCTTGAGAGAAGTTGCAAGCTACTCTGGCTGGGACTCCAAGGAACA GCATGAGGCAACATTGATTGAAACAATTGTTGGACACatacagaaaaaaataattcccAGGTTGCCATGTTGCACAGATAACCTTGTTGGGATTGATTCACGGATGAAGGAAGTGTATTCACTCATGGGCATAAGTTTAAATGATGTTCGCTTCATAGGACTATGGGGCATGGGAGGCATAGGTAAGACAACCATTGCTAGATTTGTCTACGAAGCAATCAAAGGGGATTTCAATGTTAGTTGCTTTCTTGAAAACATTAGAGAGGTGTCTAAGACAAATGGCTTAGTTCACATTCAAAAGGAACTTCTTTTTCATCTTAATGTAAGAAGCAGTGATTTTTATAATCTTCATGATGGGAAAAATATAATAGCAAATTCTTTAAGCAACAAAAAGATTCTTCTTGTTCTTGATGATGTAAGTGAGTTAAGCCAACTGGAGAATTTGgctggaaagcaagaatggttTGGTTCAGGGAGTAGAGTAATAATCACAACTAGAGATAAGCACCTGCTAAAGACGCATGGAGTGCATCTGACTTGTAAGGCTAAAGGCTTAGCCCAAAATGAAGCCCTGAAGCTCTTTTGTTTGAAAGCATTTAAGCAAGATCAACCTAAAGAAGAGTATCTGAATTTGTGCAAAGAAGTGGTTGAATATGCAAGAGGTCTTCCATTGGCACTTGAGGTATTGGGTTCCCATCTTTATGGAAGAACCGTTGAGGTTTGGCATAGTGCTTTAGAACAAATAAGAAGTTTTCCGCACTCCAAAATCCAAGACACACTGAAAATTAGTTATGATAGTTTACAACCTCCGTATCAGAAAATGTTTTTAGATATTGCCTGTTTCTTCAAAGGGATGGACATAGATGAAgtgaaaaatatcttaaaaaactGCGGTTATCATCCCGAAATTGGAATTGACATTTTGATCGAAAGATGTTTGGTAACTCTGGATAGGATGAAGAAGTTGGGGATGCATGATTTGCTACAAGAAATGGGAAGGAATATTGTATTTCAAGAATCTCCAAATGATCCAGGCAAACGTAGTAGATTGTGGTCTCAAAAAGACATTGATTATGTGTTGACAAAAAACAAG GGAACTGATGAAATTCAAGGCATAGTTCTGAACTTAGTTCAACCGTGTGATTATGAAGGACGCTGGAGCACTGAAGCCTTCTCCAAGACAAGTCAACTCAAGTTACTCATGTTATGTGATATGCAGCTTCCCCGTGGCCTCAACTGCCTTCCTAGTTCACTGAAAGTTCTTCACTGGAGAGGATGTCCTTTGAAAACCCTGCCACTTAATAATAAACTAGATGAAGTTGTTGACCTCAAATTGCCTCATAGCCGAATAGAACAACTTTGGCGTGGGACAAAG CTTCTGGAAAAGCTAAAGTCCATCAATTTGAGCTTTTCCAAGAACCTAAAGCAGTCCCCGGACTTTGGTGGGGCTCCAAATCTTGAATCATTGGTTCTAGAAGGTTGCACAAGTTTGACTGAAGTTCATCCATCCCTTGTACGCCATAAGAAACTTGCTATGATGAATTTAAAAGACTGTAAAAGGCTCAAAACTCTTCCAAGTAAAATGGAGATGAGTTCCTTGAAAGATTTAAACCTTTCTGGTTGCTCTGAATTTAAATATCTTCCAGAGTTTGGGGAAAGCATGGAACATTTGTCAGTGCTTTCTTTAGAGGGGACTGCTATAGCAAAACTACCCTCTTCACTGGGATGTCTAGTTGGCCTTGCTCATTTGTATTTGAAGAATTGCAAAAATCTTGTTTGCCTTCCAGATACCTTTCATAACTTAAACTCCCTCATAGTTCTGAATGTTTCTGGCTGCTCAAAACTTGGTTGCTTACCAGAGGGTTTAAAGGAAATCAAGTCTTTGGAGGAACTTGATGCAAGTGGAACTGCTATTCAAGAGCTACCTTCATCTGTCTTTTATTTGGAAAACCTAAAAAGTATCTCATTTGCTGGGTGCAAAAAGCCAGTATCTAACTCAGTAAGTGGATTTCTTCTCCCCTTTCAGTGGGTATTTGGGAATCAACAAACTCCTACTGCATTTAGATTACCACCTTCTAAACTGAATCTACCCTCTTTGATGAGAATAAATTTAAGTTACTGCAATCTATCTGAAGAGTCATTCCCAGATGGTTTTCGTCACTTATCTTCATTGCAGTTTCTAGATCTCACTGGCAACAATTTTGTTACCCTACCAAGTTGCATTTCGAACCTCACAAAGCTTGAAATTCTTCTCCTAAACTTGTGCAAAAAACTTAAAAGGTTGCCAGAGCTCCCTTCAAGAATGAAACATTTGGATGCAAGCAATTGCACTTCATTGGAAACTTCCAAATTCAATCCATCCAAGCCATGCAGTCTCTTTGCATCATCaccttcaaattttcatttttcgagAGAATTGATACGCTATCTTGAG GAACTCCCTCTTCCCAGAACAAGATTTGAGATGTTAATCCCAGGGAGTGAAATTCCATCATGGTTTGTCCCTCAAAAATGTGTTTCATTAGCTAAAATACCAGTCCCTCATAATTGCCCTGTAAATGAATGGGTGGGATTTGCTCTGTGCTTCCTATTAGTAAGTTATGCAAATCCTCCTGAGGCGTGCCATCATGAAGTTGAGTGCTACTTGTTTGGACCTAATGGTAAGACGATTATCAGTTCCAGGAATTTACCTCCCATGGAGCTAGATTGCCCTCACCTTTATATTCTCTACTTGTCCATTGATAAATACCGTGACATGATTTGTGAAGGTGTTGTCGGcagtgaaattgaatttgtattgaaaagttattgttgCCAATCATTGGAAATAGTGAGGTGCGGATGTCGTTTGGTATGTAAGCAAGATGTTGAagatatttatgaaaatagtaTCATTTCTTCTAGTGAAGAGATCGGAGTGGCCAGTGAGAAGGTGCGAATTATCTAA
- the LOC100815486 gene encoding TMV resistance protein N isoform X2 gives MTTFSLQWDNSMGSSNEGSSSSTLTSGRSWSNHVFLSFRGDDTRKGFTGHLFASLERRGIKTFKDDHDLQRGKLISVELMKAIEGSMLALIILSPNYASSTWCLDELKKILECKKEVFPIFHGVDPSDVRHQRGSFAKAFSEHEEKFREDKKKLERWRHALREVASYSGWDSKEQHEATLIETIVGHIQKKIIPRLPCCTDNLVGIDSRMKEVYSLMGISLNDVRFIGLWGMGGIGKTTIARFVYEAIKGDFNVSCFLENIREVSKTNGLVHIQKELLFHLNVRSSDFYNLHDGKNIIANSLSNKKILLVLDDVSELSQLENLAGKQEWFGSGSRVIITTRDKHLLKTHGVHLTCKAKGLAQNEALKLFCLKAFKQDQPKEEYLNLCKEVVEYARGLPLALEVLGSHLYGRTVEVWHSALEQIRSFPHSKIQDTLKISYDSLQPPYQKMFLDIACFFKGMDIDEVKNILKNCGYHPEIGIDILIERCLVTLDRMKKLGMHDLLQEMGRNIVFQESPNDPGKRSRLWSQKDIDYVLTKNKGTDEIQGIVLNLVQPCDYEGRWSTEAFSKTSQLKLLMLCDMQLPRGLNCLPSSLKVLHWRGCPLKTLPLNNKLDEVVDLKLPHSRIEQLWRGTKLLEKLKSINLSFSKNLKQSPDFGGAPNLESLVLEGCTSLTEVHPSLVRHKKLAMMNLKDCKRLKTLPSKMEMSSLKDLNLSGCSEFKYLPEFGESMEHLSVLSLEGTAIAKLPSSLGCLVGLAHLYLKNCKNLVCLPDTFHNLNSLIVLNVSGCSKLGCLPEGLKEIKSLEELDASGTAIQELPSSVFYLENLKSISFAGCKKPVSNSVSGFLLPFQWVFGNQQTPTAFRLPPSKLNLPSLMRINLSYCNLSEESFPDGFRHLSSLQFLDLTGNNFVTLPSCISNLTKLEILLLNLCKKLKRLPELPSRMKHLDASNCTSLETSKFNPSKPCSLFASSPSNFHFSRELIRYLEELPLPRTRFEMLIPGSEIPSWFVPQKCVSLAKIPVPHNCPVNEWVGFALCFLLVSYANPPEACHHEVECYLFGPNGKTIISSRNLPPMELDCPHLYILYLSIDKYRDMICEGVVGSEIEFVLKSYCCQSLEIVRCGCRLVCKQDVEDIYENSIISSSEEIGVASEKVRII, from the exons ATGACTACGTTCTCACTTCAGTG GGATAATTCAATGGGATCTTCCAATGAAGGATCTTCTTCTTCCACCCTAACCTCCGGAAGGTCATGGTCCAACCATGTTTTCTTGAGTTTTCGGGGTGATGACACACGCAAAGGTTTCACTGGCCATCTTTTTGCTTCCCTAGAGAGAAGGGGGATCAAAACATTCAAGGATGATCATGATCTTCAGAGGGGGAAATTGATATCAGTGGAACTCATGAAAGCCATTGAAGGGTCCATGCTTGCACTTATCATTCTCTCACCAAACTATGCCTCCTCAACATGGTGTTTGGATGAGCTCAAAAAGATTCTAGAGTGCAAGAAAGAAGTTTTTCCAATCTTCCATGGTGTAGACCCCTCTGATGTGAGGCATCAGAGAGGAAGCTTTGCAAAGGCTTTCAGTGAACATGAAGAGAAATTCAGAGAAGACAAGAAGAAGTTGGAAAGATGGAGACATGCCTTGAGAGAAGTTGCAAGCTACTCTGGCTGGGACTCCAAGGAACA GCATGAGGCAACATTGATTGAAACAATTGTTGGACACatacagaaaaaaataattcccAGGTTGCCATGTTGCACAGATAACCTTGTTGGGATTGATTCACGGATGAAGGAAGTGTATTCACTCATGGGCATAAGTTTAAATGATGTTCGCTTCATAGGACTATGGGGCATGGGAGGCATAGGTAAGACAACCATTGCTAGATTTGTCTACGAAGCAATCAAAGGGGATTTCAATGTTAGTTGCTTTCTTGAAAACATTAGAGAGGTGTCTAAGACAAATGGCTTAGTTCACATTCAAAAGGAACTTCTTTTTCATCTTAATGTAAGAAGCAGTGATTTTTATAATCTTCATGATGGGAAAAATATAATAGCAAATTCTTTAAGCAACAAAAAGATTCTTCTTGTTCTTGATGATGTAAGTGAGTTAAGCCAACTGGAGAATTTGgctggaaagcaagaatggttTGGTTCAGGGAGTAGAGTAATAATCACAACTAGAGATAAGCACCTGCTAAAGACGCATGGAGTGCATCTGACTTGTAAGGCTAAAGGCTTAGCCCAAAATGAAGCCCTGAAGCTCTTTTGTTTGAAAGCATTTAAGCAAGATCAACCTAAAGAAGAGTATCTGAATTTGTGCAAAGAAGTGGTTGAATATGCAAGAGGTCTTCCATTGGCACTTGAGGTATTGGGTTCCCATCTTTATGGAAGAACCGTTGAGGTTTGGCATAGTGCTTTAGAACAAATAAGAAGTTTTCCGCACTCCAAAATCCAAGACACACTGAAAATTAGTTATGATAGTTTACAACCTCCGTATCAGAAAATGTTTTTAGATATTGCCTGTTTCTTCAAAGGGATGGACATAGATGAAgtgaaaaatatcttaaaaaactGCGGTTATCATCCCGAAATTGGAATTGACATTTTGATCGAAAGATGTTTGGTAACTCTGGATAGGATGAAGAAGTTGGGGATGCATGATTTGCTACAAGAAATGGGAAGGAATATTGTATTTCAAGAATCTCCAAATGATCCAGGCAAACGTAGTAGATTGTGGTCTCAAAAAGACATTGATTATGTGTTGACAAAAAACAAG GGAACTGATGAAATTCAAGGCATAGTTCTGAACTTAGTTCAACCGTGTGATTATGAAGGACGCTGGAGCACTGAAGCCTTCTCCAAGACAAGTCAACTCAAGTTACTCATGTTATGTGATATGCAGCTTCCCCGTGGCCTCAACTGCCTTCCTAGTTCACTGAAAGTTCTTCACTGGAGAGGATGTCCTTTGAAAACCCTGCCACTTAATAATAAACTAGATGAAGTTGTTGACCTCAAATTGCCTCATAGCCGAATAGAACAACTTTGGCGTGGGACAAAG CTTCTGGAAAAGCTAAAGTCCATCAATTTGAGCTTTTCCAAGAACCTAAAGCAGTCCCCGGACTTTGGTGGGGCTCCAAATCTTGAATCATTGGTTCTAGAAGGTTGCACAAGTTTGACTGAAGTTCATCCATCCCTTGTACGCCATAAGAAACTTGCTATGATGAATTTAAAAGACTGTAAAAGGCTCAAAACTCTTCCAAGTAAAATGGAGATGAGTTCCTTGAAAGATTTAAACCTTTCTGGTTGCTCTGAATTTAAATATCTTCCAGAGTTTGGGGAAAGCATGGAACATTTGTCAGTGCTTTCTTTAGAGGGGACTGCTATAGCAAAACTACCCTCTTCACTGGGATGTCTAGTTGGCCTTGCTCATTTGTATTTGAAGAATTGCAAAAATCTTGTTTGCCTTCCAGATACCTTTCATAACTTAAACTCCCTCATAGTTCTGAATGTTTCTGGCTGCTCAAAACTTGGTTGCTTACCAGAGGGTTTAAAGGAAATCAAGTCTTTGGAGGAACTTGATGCAAGTGGAACTGCTATTCAAGAGCTACCTTCATCTGTCTTTTATTTGGAAAACCTAAAAAGTATCTCATTTGCTGGGTGCAAAAAGCCAGTATCTAACTCAGTAAGTGGATTTCTTCTCCCCTTTCAGTGGGTATTTGGGAATCAACAAACTCCTACTGCATTTAGATTACCACCTTCTAAACTGAATCTACCCTCTTTGATGAGAATAAATTTAAGTTACTGCAATCTATCTGAAGAGTCATTCCCAGATGGTTTTCGTCACTTATCTTCATTGCAGTTTCTAGATCTCACTGGCAACAATTTTGTTACCCTACCAAGTTGCATTTCGAACCTCACAAAGCTTGAAATTCTTCTCCTAAACTTGTGCAAAAAACTTAAAAGGTTGCCAGAGCTCCCTTCAAGAATGAAACATTTGGATGCAAGCAATTGCACTTCATTGGAAACTTCCAAATTCAATCCATCCAAGCCATGCAGTCTCTTTGCATCATCaccttcaaattttcatttttcgagAGAATTGATACGCTATCTTGAG GAACTCCCTCTTCCCAGAACAAGATTTGAGATGTTAATCCCAGGGAGTGAAATTCCATCATGGTTTGTCCCTCAAAAATGTGTTTCATTAGCTAAAATACCAGTCCCTCATAATTGCCCTGTAAATGAATGGGTGGGATTTGCTCTGTGCTTCCTATTAGTAAGTTATGCAAATCCTCCTGAGGCGTGCCATCATGAAGTTGAGTGCTACTTGTTTGGACCTAATGGTAAGACGATTATCAGTTCCAGGAATTTACCTCCCATGGAGCTAGATTGCCCTCACCTTTATATTCTCTACTTGTCCATTGATAAATACCGTGACATGATTTGTGAAGGTGTTGTCGGcagtgaaattgaatttgtattgaaaagttattgttgCCAATCATTGGAAATAGTGAGGTGCGGATGTCGTTTGGTATGTAAGCAAGATGTTGAagatatttatgaaaatagtaTCATTTCTTCTAGTGAAGAGATCGGAGTGGCCAGTGAGAAGGTGCGAATTATCTAA